In Denitratisoma sp. DHT3, one DNA window encodes the following:
- a CDS encoding cupredoxin domain-containing protein, translating to MKTLLQLCAALLLGVLSGAVPAADLPTLRLTIRDGRFHPETLEVPANTKFRLLIKNEGPGPEEFESQILNKEKVLAEGVESFLIFQPLKPGSYPFFGEFHPKTAQGQLLAR from the coding sequence ATGAAAACCCTGTTGCAACTGTGCGCCGCCCTGCTCCTGGGCGTCCTCTCGGGCGCGGTGCCGGCCGCCGATCTGCCGACGCTGCGCCTGACCATCCGCGACGGCCGCTTTCATCCGGAAACCCTGGAAGTGCCGGCCAACACCAAGTTCCGTCTGCTGATCAAGAACGAAGGCCCCGGTCCCGAGGAATTCGAGAGTCAGATCTTGAACAAGGAAAAGGTGCTGGCCGAAGGGGTCGAGAGCTTTCTCATCTTCCAGCCGCTGAAACCCGGCAGCTATCCCTTCTTCGGCGAGTTCCACCCCAAGACCGCCCAGGGCCAGCTTCTGGCCCGCTGA
- the rnk gene encoding nucleoside diphosphate kinase regulator, translating to MLMQQSPNLQITELDLARLQRLLAQMGDIDHDHVDNLRDKLGQAHVVEPREVPPDIVTMNSSLVCEDADSGKPLQLTLAYPEDADPGKGQVSVLSPIGSALLGAGLGETVAYELPNGAVKRLRVKEIVFQPEARGWFEM from the coding sequence ATGCTCATGCAACAAAGCCCGAACCTTCAGATCACCGAACTCGACCTCGCGCGCCTGCAGCGATTGCTGGCGCAGATGGGCGACATCGACCACGACCACGTCGACAACCTGCGCGACAAGCTCGGCCAGGCCCACGTCGTCGAGCCTCGGGAAGTTCCACCCGATATCGTCACCATGAATTCCAGCCTGGTTTGCGAAGATGCGGACTCCGGCAAGCCGCTGCAACTCACGCTGGCCTATCCCGAGGATGCCGACCCCGGCAAGGGCCAGGTGTCGGTGCTCTCGCCCATCGGCAGCGCGCTGCTGGGTGCGGGCCTGGGCGAAACGGTGGCCTATGAACTGCCCAACGGCGCGGTCAAGCGGCTGCGCGTGAAGGAAATCGTGTTCCAGCCCGAGGCCCGCGGCTGGTTCGAGATGTAG
- a CDS encoding NAD(P)H-dependent flavin oxidoreductase: MTAAADLHPALDTKLCRMTGCKYPIVQSAMGWVATGRLCAATANAGALGFIGSATMDLKQLAEEIAYVKDHTDQPFGVNMRSDAPDAAERVQMIIKSGVKVAGFALAPKEKLIKTLKDAGVACIPSIGAKRHAEKVASWGADALIVQGGEGGGHTGSIATTVLLPQIVDAVDIPVIAAGGFCDGRGLMAALSFGAEGIAMGTRFLLTKESPVPENVKAIYIKAGVGDTVATDQVDGHQHRMIRNGFVDKLLTSPGWKNALLALGNALKLRGLTHMSLTDMMKQGWSMRRDHGYGLAQVVMAANTPVLLRTTMVEGKTEFGILPGGQVMGLINEIESCDELIQRVVAEATAILDRFQR, encoded by the coding sequence ATGACCGCAGCCGCCGACCTGCATCCCGCCCTCGACACCAAGCTGTGCCGGATGACCGGCTGCAAGTACCCCATCGTCCAGTCGGCCATGGGCTGGGTGGCCACCGGCAGGCTCTGCGCCGCCACGGCCAACGCCGGCGCGCTGGGCTTCATCGGCTCGGCCACCATGGACCTGAAGCAGCTGGCGGAGGAGATCGCCTACGTCAAGGATCACACCGACCAGCCCTTCGGCGTGAATATGCGTTCCGATGCGCCGGACGCCGCCGAGCGGGTGCAGATGATCATCAAGTCCGGCGTCAAGGTGGCCGGCTTCGCGCTGGCGCCGAAGGAAAAACTGATCAAGACCCTGAAGGACGCCGGCGTCGCCTGCATCCCCTCGATCGGCGCCAAGCGCCACGCGGAAAAGGTGGCGTCCTGGGGCGCCGACGCGCTGATCGTCCAGGGCGGCGAAGGCGGCGGCCACACCGGCTCGATCGCCACCACGGTGCTGCTGCCGCAGATCGTCGACGCGGTGGACATCCCGGTGATCGCCGCCGGCGGCTTCTGCGACGGGCGCGGCCTGATGGCGGCCCTGTCCTTCGGCGCCGAGGGCATCGCGATGGGCACCCGCTTCCTGCTGACCAAGGAGTCGCCGGTGCCGGAGAACGTCAAGGCCATCTACATCAAGGCCGGCGTCGGCGACACGGTGGCCACCGACCAGGTCGACGGCCACCAGCACCGCATGATCCGCAACGGCTTCGTCGACAAGCTGCTGACCTCGCCGGGCTGGAAGAACGCGCTGCTGGCGCTGGGCAACGCCCTGAAGCTGCGCGGCCTGACCCACATGTCGCTGACCGACATGATGAAGCAGGGCTGGTCGATGCGCCGCGACCACGGCTACGGCCTGGCCCAGGTGGTGATGGCGGCCAACACCCCGGTCCTGCTGCGCACCACGATGGTGGAAGGCAAGACCGAATTCGGCATCCTGCCCGGCGGCCAGGTGATGGGCCTGATCAACGAGATCGAAAGCTGCGACGAGTTGATCCAGCGCGTCGTTGCCGAAGCCACCGCCATCCTCGACCGTTTCCAGCGCTAA
- a CDS encoding SDR family NAD(P)-dependent oxidoreductase, with protein MELAGLVVFISGGARGIGAACARRCVEEGARVMIADRRAEEGQALADSLNAGHPDCAASVALDVADEVAWEAAMAATEARFGRLDGLVNSAGIIRNLPFEKLDAETFRKVLDVNLTGTFLGMKAALPALKRTGGGAIVNFSSVQGMEGREGLMAYSASKFGIRALTRTAAIELGPLGIRVNTVLPGPTRTSMTERPGWSDADYDAAYGNYPLGRMAAASEVAELVLFLLSARASFCTGGDYPVDGGMLAGKPRNVMPASPR; from the coding sequence GTGGAACTCGCTGGTCTGGTTGTTTTCATCAGTGGCGGCGCGCGGGGTATCGGCGCGGCCTGCGCCCGGCGCTGCGTCGAGGAGGGCGCGCGGGTGATGATCGCCGACCGCCGTGCCGAGGAAGGCCAGGCCCTGGCCGACAGCCTCAACGCCGGCCACCCGGACTGTGCCGCCAGCGTCGCCCTGGACGTGGCCGACGAGGTTGCCTGGGAAGCCGCCATGGCCGCGACCGAGGCCCGCTTCGGCCGCCTGGACGGGCTGGTCAACAGCGCCGGCATCATCCGCAACCTGCCTTTCGAGAAGCTGGATGCGGAAACCTTCCGCAAGGTGCTGGACGTCAACCTGACCGGCACCTTCCTCGGCATGAAGGCGGCGCTGCCGGCCTTGAAGCGGACCGGGGGCGGCGCGATCGTGAATTTCTCCTCGGTGCAGGGGATGGAAGGGCGCGAGGGGCTGATGGCCTATTCGGCTTCGAAGTTCGGCATCCGGGCGCTGACCAGGACCGCGGCGATCGAGCTCGGCCCGCTGGGCATCCGCGTCAATACCGTGCTGCCGGGACCGACCAGGACCAGCATGACCGAGCGCCCCGGCTGGAGCGACGCCGACTATGACGCGGCCTACGGCAACTATCCGCTGGGCCGCATGGCCGCCGCTTCGGAAGTGGCGGAACTGGTGCTGTTCCTGCTCTCGGCGCGGGCCTCGTTCTGCACCGGCGGCGACTATCCGGTGGATGGCGGGATGCTGGCCGGCAAGCCGCGCAACGTCATGCCGGCGAGCCCTCGTTGA
- a CDS encoding thioesterase family protein — translation MNAGRTMDAPCISYRVEVPAEWIDVNGHMNATRYHLVVYEAHYRFTQAIGLGDDYVARTHCGKAVLESHMRFEHEVSLGDRLEVRSWLLAVDAKRLHFFHEVMNLTTGRRAAAGEQVDIHIDLLARKSAPFPATAYAELQGIVRAHLALPAPPGVGSRIRPPRNDWMDCPAQI, via the coding sequence TTGAACGCCGGCCGCACCATGGACGCGCCGTGCATCAGCTATCGGGTGGAGGTGCCGGCGGAGTGGATCGACGTCAACGGCCACATGAACGCCACCCGCTACCACCTGGTGGTGTATGAGGCCCATTACCGCTTCACCCAGGCGATCGGCCTGGGCGACGATTACGTGGCGCGGACCCACTGCGGCAAGGCGGTGCTGGAATCCCACATGCGCTTCGAGCATGAAGTGTCCCTCGGCGACCGCCTGGAGGTCCGCTCCTGGCTGCTGGCGGTGGATGCGAAACGGCTGCATTTCTTCCACGAGGTGATGAACCTGACCACGGGCCGGCGCGCCGCCGCCGGCGAGCAGGTGGATATTCATATCGACCTGCTGGCGCGGAAATCCGCGCCTTTCCCGGCGACGGCATACGCCGAACTCCAGGGTATCGTGCGCGCCCATCTGGCCCTGCCCGCGCCGCCCGGGGTCGGCAGCCGGATCAGGCCACCGCGCAATGACTGGATGGATTGCCCGGCGCAAATCTGA
- a CDS encoding 4Fe-4S binding protein, which yields MTGLPPVAPARRIVTLHPAPRDRQGRLARLGDFLARRRDLIMALQWLVVLGYLFLVAVPAFLPLPDDAAHIWNNLTRFAQFAFWGLWWPGVMIATASLGRVWCGLFCPEGALSEWASRRGLGKPVPGWMKWGGWPLLAFLGTTVYGQLVSVYEYPRPALLVLGGSTVAAVAVALVYGKGKRVWCRHLCPANGVFALLAKIAPLHYRVDRAAWDAAPGGRRVDCAPLVDIRRMKSASDCHACGRCSGHRDAVRLAWRAPWREILDQAAPPRWGEVLTLLFGVLGVATAAFQWSSSPWYVQVKLRVAEWLLDHGHEALLGDDAPWWLLTHMPALGDVFTWLDGLLILAYLLGGGALLGAALALIVAGAARLAGAAGPGFRRLSLALVPLAAASVVLGLSMLTVSHLKAEHLPLGWLPAFRITLFSLGAGGASGLAWALLRPLPLPRRAAAVLLFTAAPLLLGAVWFQVFFVW from the coding sequence ATGACCGGATTGCCTCCCGTCGCGCCAGCGCGCCGCATCGTCACCCTCCATCCCGCTCCGCGGGACCGCCAGGGGCGCCTGGCGCGCCTGGGCGACTTCCTGGCGCGCCGGCGCGACCTGATCATGGCGTTGCAATGGCTGGTGGTGCTCGGCTATCTGTTCCTGGTGGCGGTACCCGCCTTCCTGCCGCTGCCGGACGATGCGGCCCACATCTGGAACAACCTCACCCGCTTCGCCCAGTTCGCCTTCTGGGGCCTGTGGTGGCCGGGGGTGATGATCGCCACGGCCAGCCTGGGCCGGGTCTGGTGCGGCCTGTTCTGCCCGGAAGGCGCGCTGTCGGAATGGGCCAGCCGCCGCGGCCTGGGCAAGCCGGTGCCGGGCTGGATGAAATGGGGCGGCTGGCCCTTGCTCGCCTTTCTCGGCACCACCGTCTACGGCCAGCTGGTCAGCGTGTACGAGTATCCACGGCCCGCGCTGCTGGTGCTGGGCGGCTCCACCGTGGCGGCCGTCGCCGTGGCGCTGGTGTATGGCAAGGGCAAGCGCGTCTGGTGCCGCCATCTGTGTCCGGCCAACGGCGTCTTCGCCCTGCTGGCGAAGATCGCGCCGCTCCACTACCGGGTGGACCGGGCGGCCTGGGACGCGGCGCCCGGCGGACGGCGCGTGGACTGCGCGCCGCTGGTGGATATCCGGCGCATGAAAAGCGCCTCCGACTGTCACGCCTGCGGCCGCTGCAGCGGCCATCGCGACGCCGTGCGGCTTGCCTGGCGCGCACCCTGGCGCGAAATCCTCGACCAGGCCGCGCCGCCGCGCTGGGGCGAAGTGCTGACGCTGCTGTTCGGCGTGCTGGGCGTGGCGACCGCCGCCTTCCAGTGGTCGTCCAGCCCCTGGTATGTCCAGGTCAAGCTGCGCGTCGCGGAATGGCTGCTCGACCATGGCCACGAGGCGCTGCTCGGCGACGACGCGCCCTGGTGGCTGCTGACCCACATGCCGGCGCTGGGCGACGTATTCACCTGGCTCGACGGCCTCCTGATCCTCGCCTACCTGCTGGGTGGCGGCGCACTGCTGGGCGCCGCGCTTGCCCTGATCGTGGCCGGCGCCGCCCGGCTGGCCGGCGCCGCCGGTCCCGGCTTCCGCCGCCTGAGCCTGGCCCTGGTGCCCCTGGCGGCGGCGAGCGTGGTGCTGGGCCTGTCGATGCTGACGGTCAGCCACTTGAAGGCCGAACACCTGCCCCTGGGCTGGCTACCCGCCTTCCGCATCACCCTGTTCTCCCTGGGCGCCGGCGGCGCCAGCGGGCTGGCCTGGGCACTGCTGCGCCCGTTGCCGCTGCCGCGCCGCGCCGCGGCCGTCTTGCTGTTCACCGCCGCCCCGCTGCTGCTGGGCGCGGTGTGGTTCCAGGTGTTTTTCGTCTGGTAG